ACCTGCAAAGTCAAGATGtactctataaaaaaaatcaggtgGGTACTCCCAGGGCGTAAGGGGGGCGCGGCGGGGCGTGGGGAGTAGCTGCGTGCATACTGCGCACGCGGCGGCTGCGTGTTCTATGCACGCGCTCTGTCCGGGCCACCAGAACCGATCACGCGCTGCTGCCTTCATTTTAGCGACCCCTAAATGACCTCTATGCAAATCCATTATAACTTGGCTTCTTAGAGTTTTTGGAACTATCAATTTAGCGCCCCTCATTAAACAACCGTTTTCCACGGAGAGCTCGATCCTACAGTCAAAATACGGTTTAATCGCtttatctgttattttattGGGCCATCCGTTTAAAACATAACCCACTACACGTGATAAAACAGTGTCTGTTTCTGTAGCGCGGCGTACATCACAAACGGAAGCGGGCGGCGAACCGGCTTCTGCTACGAAATGAATATACGAGGCGCGATCCGTATCGGCCCCCGCCGCCGCGGCCGCCTCGCCGCTCCGCTCAGATTGCAATGATGACGTCACTGCCATGGAGCGACTAAGAAAATCTGCCGTGTTGTGTGCACTACTAACGTACTCGATAGTGTAATTATACGCGGTTAAAAATAGGGCATACCGTTGAAGTCTATTTGCGGTTACTTCCGGTACCCCTTTTGCGGgattaaaaattgataaaaggGGCTTATGATCAGTTCGTAAAATAAATGGTGTTGCTCTGCCATACAAGTATTGATGGTATTTCGTAATACCGAAAACGATTGCAGTTGCCTCTTTTTCAATTTGACTATAACGTTTTTCCGCGGCATTTAAACTCCTAGACATGAAGGATATGGGTTGCTCAACTCCATCATCCCCCAATTGCGATAAAATCGACCCAAGGCCAAAGGGTGACGCATCCACTGTCAAAATGATTCGTGCATCAGGGTTAAAATGCGCGAGCGTGTTATCCGCTGCCAATGCATTTTTTATAGAAACAAACGCGTCCTCCTGCTCCTGAAGCCACTgccatttaacatttttttttaacagttcaTGTAACGGATGTAAGATAGTAGATGCGTTTTTTATGAATCCCCTATAGTAGTTCACCaaccctaaaaacgattttAATTCAGTAACATTACTTGGTTGTTTCGCATTTAAGATTGCTTTAACTTTTTCAGGTGACTTATGTAAACCGTGCCTGTCGATTATATAACCTAGGTAAGATACGGAATCTtgaaaaaaactacatttttccttttttaggaCTAATCCCGCGTTCTCAAGTCGCTTAAATACTTCCCGTAGTCTAGCAATGTGCTCATCCTTAGTTTTTCCCGTAATCAAAATGTCGTCAAGAAATTGGAGTACACCATCTATTCCCGATAGAATTTTCTCTAAGGTGCGCTGAAAAATAGACGGAGCACTGGCTAGTCCAAAAATTAATCGCTTATACATATATAACCCTTTGTGTGTATTGATGCAGGTCAGAGGTTGTGAGTCGGGGTGCAATTTAATCTGGTTATAAGCTCCCGATAAATCTAACTTCGTGAATTGCAGACCGCCGTGAAGTTTAGAAAATAACTCGTCAATACGTGGCAAGGGATACTTTTCTATAATCAGCTGTTTGTTTAGAGTAGCAGAGTAATCCGCACACAACCGAATGCTACCGTCCTGTTTCAATACGGGAACAATGGGGCTCGCGAAATCCGAAGAGGTAGCGGGTTCAATTATACCCAACTCTAATAAGCGGTTCAATTCTTGCTCGAGTTTGGGTCGAATTGCAAACGGCACCGATCTAGCCTTTGTAAAAACCGGAATCGCATCcggttttaaatgtaattttacttcCACGTCTTTACAGCAACCTAATTTTTCCGAAAATAAATGcgaatattttgacaaaatttcatCACATTCATCCCAGTTACACGCCTTTACCCTCGAAGTTACCTCTAAGTGGAACTTTGTAATGAAGTCCCTCCCTAGCAACGGAGGTCCCCCATCTGTTACAACATGGACTTCTATAAACTCGgtttgattattgtaaacaaAAGGCAGTGTTATGACTCCAGCCAACCCGATAATACCGTTGTTATAACTACGGagtattttataacttttacgTAAAGGATGATtcgaaaaatgtttaaaatacacGAATTCATTAACTGCTGTTATTGCAGAACCAGTGTCTAATTCAAATGTTAACTGAACATTATCCACCGTTAACGACACCAACATTGGTTCTCCTCGATTAGTacgaatattatatattaattgcTCACCCTTATCGGCTTCATCCGTGCAACATTGTAGGAAATGGTGATTAGATGGCACATTCTTCGCGGTACAAACGCGCATTAAATGCCCCTTGACACCACATAATTTGCACGACGCATTTCTAAATCTACACTTCTTTCCCTCGTGGTTAAAATATCCGCACACTGAACACTGTACAGAACCCTTTTGATCCCGCGAGGTGCTCGCCTGCGGAACCCCGTTCTGCCTAGTCGCGGTCGTGGTGGCGTGCTGCGGCGGGCCGGCCGCCCGCGCCGACACCTTGTGCACATCCGCTGCGTCGCGCACCGTCGTCTGCTGCGCACCTTCTCTTGCGCAGCGGATGCTCTCCGCTAACTGCAGTGCCTTCGCTAGTGTGAGCTCCTCCAGAGGTTCTCTGAATAACCGGTCCCGCTCTGGGCCTCCAGCCATGCCCAGCACGAACCGATCTCGCAGCGACTCCTCTAAACTTGCCGCCACGAAGTTGCAATGCAATGATAAACCACGAACTCGCGCCGCCCAATCCGCTAACGACTCGCTCGAAGATTGCACGGCCGCGTAAAATTTAAAACGTTCCGCGAACCCGCACTTTCCAGTTTTAAAATGGCCGTCGAGAAGGCCCGTTAACTTTGCTAACTCgagcgatcccacctcggcagGGAGCGCGAGATTTTTTACGAGTCGGTACGTCGGCTCTGCTaaactacttaataaaatagCCCGACGTTTTGCGCCCGATTTGTCCGTGTCCTCGCTTATGTCATTTGCTATAAACCATTGTTCAAGGCGGCCCTTATATAATAACCACTCCTGTTCTTCGTGATTAAACACACTCAAAAATCCAACTGACATTTTAGCCATGATTAACACCGAATAAAACCAACACACGCGTAAAATCCGTTAAATCGTCGCCACTGTTATTTTGGAGGGAAAAGGGTGCCGAGAAATGAGACACGGCCGTTTATCGTATATCTATATTCCGACTGACAGGACTGTTGCCGGCTGCAACCGGCTGACGTGAGAATCTTATCTACCCGATATCTTAAACCTAacaatatggaataatatttacaacatcaataaattgctctgataattagattaagataattatatgtaatactgtcttactattcataagtgcttgttgctaggcctacatgaataaagtatatttttgaattgaattgaattgttagTCTACCAATATGTAACTATAAAGTTATAACTATAAGTTAGTCTACGAATATGTAACTATAAAGTTATAACTACAAGTTAGTctatcaatatgtaaatataaagttataacTGCAAGTTAGTCTATCAATATGTAACTATAAGTTAGTCTACCAGCATGCTAAAAAGGCTGTTAGGTCTTACCGCAGGTCTCAGCCGGTTGTCATTCGCCTGGAAGATGCAATTATTGAGTGAATCAAGCCAAGAAACAATAGCAGttttaaaaatgttgaactAGTTTCAATAGTTTGTTTATTTCACTAAATGTAAACCTTATGTAGTACTTAATAAGGTGCATCAAGATACTCAATGAAATAACCAAACTATTAAGACTATCAGAAATATTAGTTCAATgcttttaaataggtaattttTGAGTTGTTTGTAGAGCGGGTACATATTTACAGAATGGACAGTATTTCAAAGGGAACATGTCCATACTACATGACCcatttttcacaattttttacGTGACCAACAGCTAAGAGCCCTCCTTCCCCCTGTGACCAAGCATGGTATTTTGAAGACTGAGAGAAAGGCAAGAGACACACTTGGATGGAATCCGCATACTGTTTCTCTTGCCCTAAGCAAAATAAACCATGTATCTCCTACCCCACATGACCTTATATCTAATAGTTGCTAACCCTGTCTCACAAAACAAACAGACCAATCCTGAAGATCCTAGGGAAAATTCCAAAAAGTGGGTTTGAGCAACACTGTCATATTTCCGAACCACAGTGGCCGTCAGATATAATCAGCCagggtactcaaaaatatctgaatatgTAGTTTACtgtcttgataatagaggctttGTTCATAACAACTGAtctttaacaattaaaatttttgaaatcaGATATGAGCgagattttaattaaatgaattaatacCTTATGTGTTTTCTTGCCCATGAAAATATATTACATGTAATCAAACTATTTAAGCAGATTATATTGCatatattgaattaaaaaaaattctaatgTTTCAAACCCGTAAAGTGTTTGTGGCCAACGGGTGATGGGTGggtttaaatacatttattttatgcataacTATCCCGGTAACTATGCGGTAACTGAATACAGAGTTTTCATTACATAGAGACAAATTAATACTAAAGTAAACCaactatagccaacaaatgtcGATGTTATAGGGAGTGAATCATTATATGGAGTTTACATTGTAGTCTTGTTTTGTGTACATTGTGTAAAATAAACACCATACTTGTCCATTTTAGAATTTACGGGGCCCACTAATATAGCAGTTCGCTgaacgatatcggcctgtcagttatttgcgATATCGCAAATTAaaccgaaaacaaaataattaaatagataGTGTTCACATCACAGTGACTTGAGTGACCTCATATTTAGAAATACAAACTTTGTTTGTGATACTATTCTTATCTAGTAAAACACCAACAATAGATAAACAGACTTTTTTATCAGTATCAAAATTAATACAATGATGTTAATCTTAGCAAAGAGAAATAAGAAGACCAAGGGTGCTCACTCCATACTTGTTTTGTTTGCCatgacatctattgtcgagtagcagtactgagagttccgctacttgacgctagatgtagactacgaaaataatagtatttttggtaacaaaaccgttgtatagAGTGaacactcttggtcttcttaattctttTTGATCTTAGTAACCAACCTATTTGCATAAAAAGAGACCGAGTTTAATAAAAGCCAAGCCCCTTTACAGAAAActgtaaaactaaaaatttgcgTAGTATTATTTCTGAAAATTTAACTACCCTCACTTACTCTGACTTATGATAAAgaataatacttaaaaagaaTAACAGAAGCTATTGTGAGCGTGGGAAACTTATTACTAATTAGGACGAACCTACAAATATTAGCACAAATAATCAAGTAGCCTATTATAACGTCTCTAAAACTCCTTTACAACCGGCATTTAAGTACATATAATAGTCCTAAAACTTGAGTATAATAAgcatatacatagaaaaatgCTATGTCATTCAGCTAATAGCAATGCTAAGACGATAAATCATTCAAGTAATTGTGgcttattgtttatttatgtttttagaaCTGCTTGTGTCCGATCCGAGCATCTAATCGTCAAGTGTTGACCTCTAAGCGGAGGCAAGGTTACAGTAGATAAATACCGCTATTATTACGCCTTATCAACGAACGTAAGCATAAACATGTATGTTACCTTCTTATTTAAGTCTGCCGTTTCTGCCATTATCACTGGATATTATAAAACACAAGTGTTTTATCACTTTATCAGTGGTCGAACACGCCGAGCCGAACGGACCGCGGAGCGCGCTTCGGCTTCGCGATTTTTGACAGTGACAATCAGGTGATTGTCAAAACAGGTAAACTAAACGAATACTAAACGAAACGCAAAGAGCGTTTTATTTCATCATGGTGGCTACATGGTGGGCGTCAGTTTGGAAATTGTCCCAGAACTTTACGTTTTCgttaataaagaaaacattatattattatttttatacatttcctaaaggttgataatttaatatttaaatagttatATTGACGCTAATTTATGATTAAATTGACAATTAGATTTTATGCTTAAcgtctattttttataaactttattgcgCAAACAAAGAATATAGAAATGGCGACCTTGATGTCAAAAGATAtgctctaccagtcaactatttGGGTCAAACAGATATTAATGTTGGTGTGGTGCAGGAGAGATAACCTGAAGAAATTTTAACCGTTACGTATGATTGTCTTTCTATAGCTAccgatacataaataatgaatgtgcacctattgggaccgtgcgaagtgcgtggtgggggtaagtaaagcgatcccagcgcataaggtggtaaaaatttgaactaactgcggatagcgtctttaacatttcgtacaattatatggctcgaaatgaaactttgatttacgattactcctgaaatattcatttaaattgtatggtgtaagggaccattgtaatctgtatgaaatgcttaatataactaacgtatttattttgataattgttaataatgtatccatgtaaatagcaaatgccacatattacgtgatctttttctagaagacaaattaaagataaatttaaggaaattgacatcatgacagtgcactgtcaatacatttatgagaatattctgtatgtgcataaaaatattgccgattttaagaaaaattgtgacattcataatatgaatactagaaataaacataagttcgccgtgcccttcactcggctccataaaattaaaaaatcattcatgggtaattgtgtgagattttataataaacttccaaaccatattactgagtttccaattaataaatttaagaatcatgtaaagcgtaaacttatttctaaagcttattataccacacaagactacatgaatgataaaacaacgtgggattaattgtgattcgaaatgattaattatttattatatttgaataatgatgatgaaatggatattccaatgcatgtatttcctttgttgtttttattatatttgtttgacatttagaatttattctagaaacaatctagactagtattttttatacatttttttttgtatgactatattttgtgaaagttttagtattaaatttgatctatgaattatattcattagtattatatatgaaataatatttacaacatcaataaattgctctgataattagattaagataattatatgtaatactgtcttactattcataagtgcttgttgctaggcctacatgaataaagtatatttgaattgaattgaattgaattgaagttaagaatggatatagtaagttatccttaaaagatagacatttcacatcgcggacttttttgtagacctatgaatgagaaacaaccccatcatacattgtgttgttatagctcaaacggattaggcagcgttttcgattaaagctcctagccagcgtgattttttccgacaacatcgttatatttcaaacaatttacacaaaaccttaacaagttatatacttaagccttcctcaagaatcactctattgatagatgaaagtcgtatgaaaatccgttcagtagtttttagttttagagtagttttataagatgtagtgaattgacgttttcccctagaattgcggacactaggttgcgtgacagtcgtgcacgctcccaataaatTATCATgtcagtaggtacctaactttGACACTTAGCAGTGTATCTATAAGAATAATGAAACGCCTGATTATAAGTTAAGAGCAAAACTATGACACAGTCAACCAATATGATTCCTAttaggttatattttttgtgctaCTATAAAAAATAGGTTACTATAGAAACTTACTTTGACTATAATTATAATCAGTCAATAAGCGCTGTCGTAGAAGATGAACAAATTGATTAATTATGACGTGATTTTAGTGGCCTAGGAAACAAATTGGTTGACTTTGAGTGTAGAGACGTGTGGGACGTCACTcagtacagttagcatcaaaagtaacggatcaaacaacgcttcaaaagtatctaccattctgtgacagcttaacaaaaagtgatagttctaaatgtagaacaatttagactgcaAAAGATATACTTAAGGACGTACATTTTAGAGATCTatctacatttagaaaatttatcaggaatatcagatacttttggtgcgttatttcatccgctacttttgatgctgactgtactaccgtACAGTAACGACACTTCCtgcaaaaccgaagtttgacagcgattcaggggcCCATTaagctgtccctttctaatgtatggcactatccctttcggccatttagggttgtcaaaattcaagtcattatctaaGTCGTGCATGTATAgagacgtcaagttgtgccaaacCGCACGGATccgagaaaagccgaaaggatGTTGCCCACTACCAATGGTAAAAATTTTTAGGGTCCTGGTAGTATATCGctagatataatatatatgtattgtatgtacctaagtacctaCTGAAAGGTCATGtcaaattatgttattttatttcagaaagtcgttttaaaatgagagcgtaacttcgattgtatggaagCGGCTTTTGGCGGCGGGTTCATATAACTCTTAATgatgcaataaaacaaaaccccATCGCTTatactgaatatttatttacataatataaagtAATAACGTACTTACTTACTGATTAATTACATACTTAGACGTAGGTACATTTCTCATCTAAttaatttatacattaaatacctaataaaattcattattttctgaaataaaattaaaggcaAGGCACACACTATAGGCAAATGCCTATCCCATGGAGGAGAAAgtatattgacattttatttccaattttatttacatcatGAACATtcaatcgaatttaaactatcTTGCTTGAGTCATAACACTCATAACATTTGAACACATTCTATCTAaaacatacctatttaaaactggggctataaccgcgaaaatcgaagttcgtcaattgcgggcaattttctctgtcactctcattacgtcttagtgagagtaaaagagaaagatccccgcaatttgcgaatttcggttttattttgtaaaatacctttgtttttgacgtttcgACTTTCGtcgcaggtttcactggtcgaGGTCGCGTCgatgtcccagcaaaatgtcaaaacagtaCCCGACGAAAAGTCTATATTCGTAACTTAATGAAAAATTTAGCAGTTTGAGATTTCGTATTCATCCACCGAGAATAAGGAGCCCTTCAAACGAGCCAAATTTTACCCAAATCTAACAAGAAAAAAATCGAAAGCAAATTAAATATCGGCTGGCACAatatttgtttcatttataacTAAGTTTCTTATATGCGAGTACACTATCTAAAGTTCACGTCCTCCGTCTCCTTCGGCTTCTTCTTTCTCCTCAGTATGATGCAGCCGATTATGGTGTAAGCCAGACCAGCTAGGACCGCACTGGAGTCGCCCACCCAggatttataattatgtttcaaaTTCACTATCCGAGGTTCACGTCTTCTGCCTTCGGCTTCTTCTGTCTCCTCAGTATGATGCAGAAGATTATGGTGAGTATATGAAAGCCAGACGAGCTAGGACCGCTCTGGAGTAAACTCAGGATTTATAATTAAGTTTACGTATACTATCCAATGTTCACGCTTTCTTTCTTCGGCTCTTTCTATCTCCCCAGTAAGATACTGGAGATTATGGAGAATATGAAAGCCAGACCAGCAAAGACCAAGCTGGAGTTAATCCAGGATTTATAATTAAGTTTCTATATACTATCCAAGGTTCATGTCTTCTGCCTTTGGCTCCTTCTGTCTCCTCAGTATGACGCAGGAGACTATCTTGAGGATGAAAGCCAGACCAGCTAAGACCTCGCTGGAGTAAACCCaggatttataattatatttcaaatacacTATCCAAGGTCATGTCTTCTTCCTTAGTCTCTCTCTGTCTCCTCAGTATGACGCAAGAGATTATGTTGAGTATGAAAGCCATACCAGCTAGGATCGCGCTGGAATAAACCCACGCTTTACAATTAAGTTTCTACACACTACCCAAGGTTCACGTTTTCTTCCTTCGGCTCTTTCTGTCTCCCCAGTAAGATGCATGAGATTATGGAGAGTATGAAAGCTAGACCGGCTAGTGCCACGCTGGAGTAGCCCACCCATAGTGCGAAGTGATCATTCTGGAGGAGGCACTTGGAACCGCGGTTGAACGCGCACGTGAACGCTGAAAAGAAAGCAGAATAAAGTTAGATGTCCAGTATATAACCTTTGAGTATATTACCTATAATGGGATTTTCTCACTGGAGAATTATATCTACGGGATAGTATTGAGATTTGGCACAGCGTATTATtgagtataaataatatttcaacaTACTATGAAGCGTCAtcctattattttgttttacgaATTATTTGGGGAGGTGCTACCGAACGTGATGTGATAGCAATTTTATCACCATGCGCATGATACCAAGGACCCCGCGGTCGCATTCGCAAACAGATCCGGCAGCGTCCCATAAACGCGATGAGGGTAAACCACTGGTTTTTAGTGAATACTTAGTCTGATAATAGGAGTCAATATCAATATTTCCAACGTAAAGATTGTTGTAACCATTGTTGAAACAGTTTTCCTTTCGTGAACCTTGTTGCAATGAGATTAGATCTACAATGGTCAAGTAATTCTATTTCTGGTTGTACTTACAACTAATTCCCATGTAGAACCCATGGGCCCCTACGAAGGCGGTCAGTGACACTACGCTTGACGCGACACCCACGGCCATCGCGACGTCACGCTTGTCCACTGACTCCAACAACACGGTGGTCTGCCATATGAACGCCAGAGCTGAAAAGCAATAAACTGGTTGGTAttcacaaataaattatttcttattCACATACATATTTCCTACGGAAGtatgcataattatattaagtaaagAAGTCGGTGAACTTACTGCTGACCAACCAAATCATCACGTAAAACATTTGGTGTAAAGAGTACATGCCGGCGCAGGAGCCGTCGTC
The nucleotide sequence above comes from Cydia pomonella isolate Wapato2018A chromosome 2, ilCydPomo1, whole genome shotgun sequence. Encoded proteins:
- the LOC133531050 gene encoding uncharacterized protein LOC133531050 yields the protein MAKMSVGFLSVFNHEEQEWLLYKGRLEQWFIANDISEDTDKSGAKRRAILLSSLAEPTYRLVKNLALPAEVGSLELAKLTGLLDGHFKTGKCGFAERFKFYAAVQSSSESLADWAARVRGLSLHCNFVAASLEESLRDRFVLGMAGGPERDRLFREPLEELTLAKALQLAESIRCAREGAQQTTVRDAADVHKVSARAAGPPQHATTTATRQNGVPQASTSRDQKGSVQCSVCGYFNHEGKKCRFRNASCKLCGVKGHLMRVCTAKNVPSNHHFLQCCTDEADKVFADATVPWQ